In a genomic window of Variimorphobacter saccharofermentans:
- a CDS encoding ParA family protein yields MSRTITITNQKGGVGKTTTAHAIATGLNHRGLKTLLVDLDPQSNLTYTMGADGSTPTIYELFNEEIKNPSSVIHHMEHGDLIPGSLLLAGADMEYTKPGREYILNEILEPLKGDYEYIVIDTPPALGILTINALTASNSLIIPMGADIYSLQGLSQLRGLVDNVRKYCNKDLIVEGLLITRYNKRAIISRNLKEVMQETAKQLETKVFDTVIREGIAIKEAQAMQTTIYDNSPNANVTQDYSSLLDELLNKR; encoded by the coding sequence ATGAGCAGAACAATAACTATAACCAATCAAAAAGGCGGTGTAGGAAAGACCACTACAGCCCACGCCATAGCTACCGGATTAAACCATAGAGGACTTAAAACCCTTTTAGTGGATCTTGATCCACAAAGTAATTTAACGTATACAATGGGCGCAGATGGAAGCACACCGACCATATATGAGTTATTCAATGAAGAAATTAAAAACCCCTCTTCTGTTATCCATCATATGGAACACGGAGATCTTATACCAGGCAGCTTACTACTTGCCGGGGCAGATATGGAATATACAAAGCCTGGGCGTGAATATATCCTTAATGAGATCCTAGAGCCTTTAAAGGGTGATTATGAATATATTGTTATTGATACTCCACCCGCACTTGGAATACTTACTATAAATGCCCTAACCGCTTCAAATAGCCTTATTATTCCCATGGGTGCAGATATATATAGCTTACAAGGCTTAAGCCAATTAAGGGGGCTTGTAGACAACGTAAGGAAGTATTGTAATAAAGATCTTATTGTAGAGGGCTTACTAATAACAAGATATAATAAAAGAGCAATTATCAGTAGAAACTTAAAAGAGGTTATGCAGGAAACAGCTAAGCAGTTAGAAACCAAGGTATTTGATACAGTTATAAGAGAGGGTATAGCGATCAAAGAAGCCCAGGCAATGCAAACTACCATATACGATAATTCACCCAATGCGAACGTAACGCAGGACTATAGCAGCCTATTGGATGAGCTGTTAAATAAAAGGTAA